Genomic segment of Alistipes sp. ZOR0009:
CAACCATGGAAACCAGCTTGTCGTTGCACTCGATGTCGGCAACAAACTCGGCGGCATTTACATTTACCAACGCCATCGCATTCTTGGTTTGATGATCCTCGGATACGTTGGGCGAAGGCACCAGCACGCATGGCTTAGCAACCAAACACAGCTCCGAGATGGTACCTGCTCCGGCTCGCGATATGACCACATCGGCCACCGAGAAGGCAAAATCCATCTTATAGATGAAGTCCATCACCCGGATGTTTGTGGCACCAGATTCTTCGACCGCTTTTTTAGTATCGGCGATGTAGAACTTACCCGTTTGCCACAATATCTGAAAATCGGCACCCTTGAGCTGCTCGAGATGAGCAACCAGAGTTCTATTTATGGTTCGTGCGCCAAGACTTCCTCCCAATACAAGAACCGTCTTTTTATTCGGGTCGAGATTAAAGAAGGCGTAAGCCTCGGAACGCTTGGCCTCCAAGTCGACCAAATCTTGCCGAACAGGATTGCCTGTTTTTATTATCGACTTAGCCGGGAAGAAACGCTCCATACCGTCGTAGGCCGTACAGATGCGCTTAGCCTTTTTAGCCAAAATCTTGTTGGTAACGCCAGCATAGGAGTTCTGCTCCTGAATTAGGGTGGGGATTCCGCGACGATTAGCCATGTAAAGCACCGGCCCGCTCGCATATCCACCAACACCAACCACCACGTCTGGCTTAAACTCGTCAATTACCCTACCTGCCTCCTGTAAGCTCTTTATGAGCTTAAACGGCAACGAAAGGTTTTTTAGTGATAGGCTACGCTGGATTCCAGCTATTGGAAGCCCAACAATTTTGTACCCTGCAGCAGGCACCTTTTCCATCTCCATTCTACCTTGTGCACCCACAAAAAGAATTTCGATGTTAGGGTCAATCAGCCGAAGGGCGTTGGCGATAGAGATAGCAGGGTAGATATGTCCACCTGTACCTCCACCTGATATGATAATTCTACGACTCATGAGCTAACTCCTCCTTTAATTCCTTTTCTTGCTTTTCGTCGGCAGCTTTCGGTTCCTTCTTCGAGGTTGTATCTCCGCCAATTTTACAGTTAGCGCTTTGTATCAAACCAAACACCATACCTGTAACCCAAATGGAGCTTCCCCCCATACTTACAAATGGAAGCGTTTGCCCTGTAACAGGGAAGAAGCCAACGGCAACCCCCATGTTTATCATGGCCTGAACAACCATCAGAAGTATCAATCCCATTGTCAAAAATGCGGGGTAGGTTTTTTCCGATCGCTTGACGATAATTCCCGCTCGGTATAAGAGTGCGAGATAAATCAACATTATTATGAAGCCACCAACCAATCCGTACTCCTCTATGATTATGGCATAGATAAAGTCGGAATATGGGTGAGGCAAATAGTTTCTTTGGGTGCTATTACCAGGGCCTTTGCCAAATACGCCACCCGTTGCTACGGCTATTTTGGATTGGTCGGCTTGGAAGGTATCGTCCTTGGTAGGCTTTGCACCATCCTTGTCGCCCATAAACGTATGGTAGCGTTTTTCCCAAGTGGCAATACGATGCTTCTGGAATCCTGTAAGCTGCGCTACCAGCACAAAAACAGCCACCAGCACCACAGCGCCAACACCTGTAAGCGCCAAATGCTTTACGCTAACACGGCCAATAAAAAGAAGCATCATACAAACAAAACCAAGCATAGCCGCTGTAGAGAAGTTGTTTGGCAGGATGATAACACAAACCAGCCCAATAACTGCCGCAATCTTAGCGTATACCCGCCAGTCTTTTATATCATTCTGATGGGTAGCCAGCATGTTAGAGACGTACATAATGAGCGCCACCTTTGCAATATCCGAAGTTTGAAAGGTAACCCCACCAATGGAAAGCCATCTTGAAGCATCGTTTAAGTTGGTTCCCATAGCCATTGTCAGCAAAAGCAGCAGCACGCTCACCACAACAGCAACGATGGAGAGCTTCTGGTATATGCGAATATCAAAGAGATGCACAATGTAGGCTATGAGCATTCCGGAGAACACAAAGCCAGTCTGCTTCAACAAAAAACGGTAGGTTTCGCCGTGGAATTTAGAGTATGCCAACGTGCCTGTTGCCGAGTATACCACCAATATGGATACAACCGACAGCACCGCGAGCATTGCCCAAATAACAGGATCACCTTTAAAATGTCTAAGCAGACTATTCATTTGTAGCTATTTCTTTAATATGTAGGTTTCAATGCAACCTACAGGTTTCTAACTGCATTTTTAAACTTACGACCTCTATCCTCGTAGTTGTCAAACAAATCGAAGCTAGCGCATGCGGGAGAAAGTAGCACAACATCCCCGTCTACACCCAGCTTGTAAGATTCCAGTACGGCCTCCTCTGCCGACTTTGTATCGATGATAGTTGGAATCATATCTTCAAAAGCCTTGTGAATTTTGGCGTTATCGACACCTAAGCACACAATAGCCTTCACCTTTTCGTTAACCAAGTTGGCCAAAGTAGAGTAGTCGTTACCCTTATCTACACCACCAACAACCCATATTACGTTCTTTTTGCCCTTCATGCTTTCCAACGCATACCACGTAGAGTTGATGTTGGTAGCCTTTGAGTCGTTGATAAACGTTATACCACGCACCTTAAGAACGGGCTCCAAGCGATGCTCGACACCCTGAAAATCGGATAGCGATTTTCGTATAACGTCGTTCCTAAGATTTAGAACCGTACCGGTAATGGCAGCGGCCATGGAATTATAAACGTTATGCTTTCCTTTCAGCGAGAGCTCCTCTACGGGCATCTCGAATTCATGATCGCCATACTTTACGTTAAGCGTTTCACCGTCGAGGTATGCCCCCTCTTCAACTTCAAACTCGTGAGAGAAAGGAAGCAGCTTAGCACGGAATACGATTTTCTCTATATTTTCCATCGTAACCTCATCGTCGGAGCAGAAGATGAAGCAGTCGTTTTCCTTCAAATTTTGGGTGATGCGAAACTTCGAGTCAACGTAGTTTTGCATCTTATAGTCGTAGCGATCCAAGTGGTCGGGCGTGATATTAAGCAGCACCGCAATGTCTGCCTTAAAATCGTACATTCCGTCTAGCTGGAAGCTACTCAACTCTAGCACGTAGTAGTCGTAATTTTCGAAAGCCACCTGATAGGCAAAGCTTTTTCCAATATTTCCGCCTAGGCCAACATTCAATTCGGCCTTCTTAAGCATGTGGTAGATGAGAGAAGTTGTTGTTGTTTTACCATTGCTTCCGGTGATGCAGATCATCTTAGCATTGGTATATCTACCAGCAAATTCTATCTCAGAGATAATCTTTATTCCCTTCTCCTTCAACTTTACCACCATAGGCGCCTTTTCAGGAATTCCTGGACTCTTAATGACTTCCGTCGCATTTAGAATCAGCTCCTCGGTATGCTTCTTTTCCTCAAAGGGAATATCAAACTTGCTTAAAGTCTCCTTGTAGGAATCCTTAAGCTCGCCGAGATCAGACAAAAAAACATCGAACCCTTTGGTTTTAGCGAGAACCGCAGCTCCTACACCGCTTTCTCCTCCCCCTAAAACAACAATTCTTCCCCACTTTTCCATACTACCTCATCTTTAAGGTTACGATTGTTACTACAGCCAATAAAATCGCCACAATTGTAAATCGCATTACAATCTTAGGTTCAGGGTACCCCTTCTTTTGGAAGTGGTGATGCAAAGGAGACATCAAGAAAATTCGTCGTCCCTCGCCGTATTTTTTCTTCGTGTACTTAAAATATCCAACCTGTAACATCACAGAAAGGCTCTCGACAAAGAAGATCCCACAAAGAATAGGGATTAGCAGCTCCTTTCGTATGATAATTGCGAATACGGCAATGATTCCTCCAATTGCCAAGCTGCCGGTATCGCCCATGAAAACCTGAGCAGGAAAGGTATTATACCAAAGGAAACCTATAAGCGCCCCAATAAAGGCAGCCATAAAGATTACCATCTCGCCCGTATTCGGAATGTACATAATATGCAGATAATCGGCATAGATAACGTTACCTGATAGGTAGGCCAAAATTCCGAGAGTTGTCCCTATCACCACCGAAACGCTAGTTGCCAATCCATCGAGACCGTCGGTAAGGTTTGATCCATTTGAAACAGCAGTAACAATTAGGATGGTAGCAATGACAAACACCACCCAACCCCATACTTGCTTATTTTCCGTTTTAAATGGAACAAGCTTCGCATAGTCGAACTCGTTATTTTTAACAAATGGAATTGTAGTTTTTGTGGCCTTGTGCTCGGGAGTAAGGTAGACAACACGCTCGTTGGCATTTCCAGCATTCCCAATAATGGTAACCTCTGCATTACTTGCATCACGATTTACCTTTTCGCGGATCACCACATCGTTGTTAGCCCAAAGGGTAATGCCCACAATAAGCCCAATACCAACCTGCCCTAAAATTTTAAAACGTCCAGATAACCCTTCCTTGTTCTTCTTAAAAACCTTGATATAGTCATCGAGTAAGCCAATACCTCCCAACCAAACGGTAGTAATAAGCATTAGCTGAACGTATACATTTTTAAGGTCGCCAAGCAAAAGTACTGGGATGATAATTGAAGTAAGAATTATTACTCCACCCATAGTTGGAGTTCCCTTCTTTTGCATCTGTCCTTCTAGTCCCAAATCGCGAATTTCTTCACCAATTTGCTGACGTTGAAGCATTCGTATGATCTTTTTACCAAATATCAGTCCTATGGTAAGCGATAAAATAATAGCCAAACTTGCTCTAAACGAGATGTAATGAAACATTCCCGCTCCTGGAAAATCTAACCGATCTAAGTAGTTAAAAAGATAGTATAGCATATTTTATGTTATTGCAGTGTTTCAAAAATTTCGCGGAGTACCTCCTTATCGTCAAAATGATGCTTAACGCCCTGCACCTCCTGATAGTCTTCATGCCCTTTCCCTGCAACCAAAATAATGTCGTTGGGACGCGCAAGCATACAGGCCGTCTTAATACCCTCCTTACGGTCGGTTATTGTTAGCACCTTGCCCATATCCTCGGCTTTAATACCAGCACGCATATCGTTAAGAATATCATTCGGATCTTCATTTCGTGGGTTATCAGATGTAAGCACCACCAAATCGGCATTGGCAACAGCAACAGAAGCCATGACTGGGCGCTTAGTCTTATCGCGATTACCGCCTGCTCCAACCACCACCAGTAGGCGCTGATCCTCCTTGCGCATTCTATTGATCGTATTGATAACATTCACCAAGGCATCAGGCGTATGCGCATAATCAACAATGGCTGTAATTCCGTTTTTCGACTTTACGTACTCAAAACGGCCATTTACAGGTCCTAGCATGCTGATGATTCTCATCACCTCGTCCTTATCTGCCCCAAGCAAAATCGCAGCACCATATACTGCGGTTAGGTTATAGGCATTAAAGTCGCCAAGAAAACGAGTCCAGATATCGGCACCGTTGATGTTTATTAGCATTCCATCAAAATGGCTCTCGATGATTTTCGTTTTAAAATCACATGGATTTTTAAGACCATAAGTCTTGACTATGCCGCTACAGTTTTGCAGCATTACCATGCCATTTCTATCATCGACGTTGGTAAGCGCAAACGATGTTTTTGGTAACGAATCAAAAAATGCCTTCTTTGCCTTTATGTAGGCATCAAAGGTTTTATGGTAATCTAAATGATCGTGCGTAATATTGGAGAACATAGCCCCCTCAAAATGTAGCCCTTCGATACGATGCTGATCGATTGAGTGAGAGCTAACCTCCATAAAACAATACTCGCAACCGGCTTCAACCATCTCTGCGAGCAATGCATTTAGCTGTACAGCGTCGGGGGTAGTATGCGTAGCATCAACCGTTCTGTCGTCAATGTAGTTTACAACGGTAGATAGCAGCCCAACTTTATACCCCAACTCTCTAAACATCCTATAGAGCAAGGTTACCGTTGTTGTTTTCCCATTGGTACCTGTAATTCCAACCAGCTTCAGCTTTTCGGAAGGTCTTCCGTAAAAGTTGGAAGCAATACGTCCGCACGCTACCAACGAGTTTTTAACCACAATAAAGGTAATTCCTTCTGGTTTCTCTTCAGGAAGGTGCTCACAAACAACTGCAACAGCCCCCTTTTCTATCGAATCAGCAATGAACTTATGTCCATCAACCTGAGTTCCGCTTACGGCAACAAAAAGTTGACCACGCACAACTTTACGCGAATCGAATCCTACGGCAGCTACTTTAACAGCCTTGCTGCCAACCAGCACCTCAACATCAACTCCATTCAGTAATTCATCCAAATTATGCATAGTTCATTACATTGACATTTCTAAATAAATCGTTTCACCCTTGGTTATTCGCTCTCCTGGGGCTATCGACTGCTTTTTAACGAGACCTCTACCTTTAAATACCACCTTTAAACCTGAATTTTCAAGAACAAAAACAGCATCCTTTGCTCCCATTTTTGTAACATTAGGAACAATGTTTTTGACAATGCTGCGCTTAGAAAGAGGCAGCTCGTTATCTGTAGTGGTATCTATTCCAACAAAACCATTCTTAAAATCCTGCTTCAAGCGGTAAGGTATCTTCAAGTCGTCAAGTACGTTTGTTAAGCTCCTCAAGTCACCCGATTTTGAGCGCGGCAAATCTACTAATTTGCCATTAGGTTCTAAAGGTTTATGCCATGTTAAACTTGTTGAATAAACCTTATCCGCGATTTCCTTAAATACCGGACCGGCAACCTGAGCAGCGTAGTAAACATTCTTCGAAGGCGCATTGATAACCACAATACAGCTATACTTGGGATTACTCGCAGGAAAATATCCTGCAAAAGAAGCTTGGTACACCCGGCTTCCTTCGGCACCATAACCTTTTGTACCTTGTGCTATTTGGGCAGTGCCTGTCTTACCTGCAATTTTATAGTTTGGATTTCGAAGGTTGGTGGCCGTCCCTGAATCTACCACGCCCTCCAAAACCTTCTTTACCTTTTCGATTGTAGACTTTGAGGCAATAGAAGGAATTATAACTTCGGCCGGGAATGTTTTTACAACATTTCCATGATATCTCAACTCCTTTACCAGCTTAGGTCTAACCATCTGCCCTCCATTGGCAATTGCATTGTAGAAGGTTAACATCTGCAAAGGGGTCATCTTTACCTCGTAGCCAATTGACATCATTGGCAAAGAAAGGCCAGACCAATGTCGGTCGGTTGGATACTTAATGTAAGGCTTTACCTCACCCTTGATATCAAACCCAACCTTCTCGTCAAGATGCATGCTATAAAGCCTATCGATAAACGCACACTCGCGACCTTTGTATGATTTGGTAATCAACTTTGCTACGCCAACATTAGACGAAAGTTCAAAAACACGTTGAGCGGTAATCACTCCATGCCCTCCATGCTTCGAGTCTTTTATCCTCTTATTATAAATGTAGATTTCTCCATTTTCGGTATCAACGTCTTCGTCTAAGCTTATTAGCCCATCTTCGAGCATACAGATTAGGGCAGGAATCTTAAAGGTGGAACCAGGCTCTACCGATTCGCCAACCGCGTAGTTGTAGTTTTCAGAATAGCTTCCATCTACATTCCGTTTAAGGTTGGCTATTGCGCGAACTTCGCCCGTAGATACCTCCATCAAAATGGCAGTACCGTGGTCTGCTTCGTTTTCAATAAGGATTCGATTAAGTGCGCTCTGCGCCACATCCTGCAGGTTAATGTCTATTGTTGATACCACATCAAGTCCGTCTTTGGGCTCAACATCAACTTCGCCATTTACTGGAATCCAAACGTTGCCAGCAACACGTTGAGCCATGGCAATCCCCTCAACCCCCTTTAAATCTCTATTAAAGGCATACTCTATTCCAACACCGTAGCCATCCTCGTTTATTGCTCCAATTGTCCGCGAAGCTAAAAAGGCGTTAGGTTTTAGTCGACGTCCTACCTGAACCAGAATTAAACCGCTCTTATTTTTTCCCTTGTTAAATAAGGGAAGCGATTTAATTTGCTTCATCTCTATATAGTTTACCCGACGTGGCGCAACCGCAAAATACCGTTTGCCATCCTCGCGAGCATTTACCAGCTCCTTCCGATATGCCTTGGCCGATTTATCCTTAAATAAGTTCGACAACCCATTAGCCAACGAATCTATCTTTTCGTAAAATATCTCATCGGTAAGTCCCTTTGCCCTAAGATCCATACGAACCTCATAGTAAGGAATAGACGTTGCCAGTATACGTCCATCTACAGCCAAGATATCACCACGGCTAGATTCTATATTAATACGCTTATAGGTAACCTCATTTGCCTGTTCCCTCCACTTAGAGCCTTGGAAAAACTGCAAACGTACAGCTTGAACCAAAATTAGAACTCCAATTATGAATAGGAATAGGTAAACAACGCCTACCCTCCACATTATGTCCTTCTTAATTGACATAGGCTAATGCTACTTATTTTCTATAATTTTAGGAGGAACCGTTGATTCCTCCAGGTTTATACCTTTGTCCTTTACTAACTTAACAACTTCCGATTGACGGCTAATGCGCATCAATTCCGCTGCCGTTGTTATAGATTCGGAGCGCAAATTTTTCAAATCTTCCTTAAGCGCTTGTTCCTCAATAGCAATCTTCTCGTTCTTATAACGATTAGCTATATAAAATATCGCCAAAACGACCAGTAGTATAATATAAGGTATATGCCTCACCAGATAATCGCGCACAAGCACGTTTCCCGACAGCACATCCTTAACATGGTTTACACGCTTTCCAGCAGCGACTTTCGGCTGCTTTATATCCGTAAACTCAGGCGCTTCCGTCTTTTTATCAATATTTTCTAAAACCTCTTCCATTCTACTTCTTTTCCGCTATTCTAAGTTTAGCACTTCTTGAGCGGTTGTTTATTTCCAACTCCTTCTCTGTTGGGGAGATCGCTTTTTTATTGACAATATTGAACGGCGTAATGACGTTCCCATAAAAATCTTTCTCCAGCTTACCCTCAAAATTTCCGCTCTTCATGAAGTTCTTGACCATCCGATCCTCCAAAGAGTGGTAGGTTATCACGCTTAGTCGGCCACCAGGTTTCAAAACTTTTAAAGATTGCTCTAGCATCTGCTTCAGAGCCTCCATCTCCCTATTTACCTCTATTCGCAGCGCCTGAAAAACTTTTGCAAGAAATTTATGCTGTGCGTTTGCAGGAATATGTGGTTGAAGCGCTTCTACAAGCTCCTGAACGGTCTCTATCGGCTTTTCATCTCTTTTCTTTGTAATGGCTCGAACAAGCACCTTAGGGTTGTCAACCTCCCCGTAAATGCGGAGCAACTCCATTAGCTTTACTGGATCATAGGTATTCACCACATGAGCAGCATCGAACTTAGATAGCGTATTCATTCGCATATCCAATGGTCCTTCAAATCGGAAAGAAAAGCCCCGCTGCTCATCATCAAAATGGTGGGACGAAACGCCCAAATCGGCAAGAATACCATCCACCTGCTCATAGCCAGCATGCCGAACAAAGTTTCGTAAAAACCTAAAGTTTCCATGTACAAAAATTAGGTTCGGGTGAGTAGGAATATTGTTTTGCGCCTCCAAGTCTTGATCAAAAGCAATTAACTTTCCCCCTTTTAGATGCTCGAGGATGTATCGGGAATGACCACCTCCTCCAAAGGTTACATCAACATAAATACCGTCAGGATTAATGTTTAGCCCTTCGACGCTCTCTTTTAGCATTACGGGTACGTGGTATTCACTCATAGCTTACTCTATTTCGCCGCCCAAGAATTTCTCGGCATCAGCCGCGAACTGCTCCTGCGACATTTCTGATGAATAGTACTTTTCTTTATCCCAAATTTCAATCTTATCTCCAATACCGATAAAAACGACCTCCTTTACCAATCCTCCCATCTCAATAAATCGTTTAGGGATAAGAATTCGGCCGCTAGAATCCAGCTCCACATCGGTTGTTGATTTGTAAAACTCTCGCAAGAATCGATTTTGCGCTTGAACGTACGGATTAATCTTTCGCTTGATAATCTCAAGCTGACGCTCCCACTCTGCGGTAGTATAGAGAACAAGGCACCCTTCAAAGATATCCTTCTTGAGGATAAAACGCTCCAACACCCCCTCCGACTGCTTTTTGAAAGCAGCAGGAAAGAGTACACGCCCCTTATCATCGAGTTTGCAAATGTAATCTCCTACAAACGAGTTCATTGATTTTGGCTTGTATTCAGGGTAAAATTACTACATTTTGAAGCAAAAGCATCCACTTTTTCCCACTTTTTCCCACATTGTTGATAACTTTTTATGTTAAAGATGGTCGTTTAACATAAACCAAGGCTTTTAGTCCATTCTATCACCGTTGATATTGTCATTTTTTTACATGAATTCGATATTTTTCTTACTTTTGCCAATCAGAAAAAAACGAATTAACCGTGGAAGACCATACGGACTATTACATAGACGTAGATAAAATTATAGCCAGTAAGAATCCAAGGCTAAAAAAGTTCCTACCAAAATTTATAACCAACTATCTAAAACGCATTGTCCATCAGGACGAACTGAATGGCGTTTTGCGCCGCCACGGGCATAAAAGTGGCTTGGAGTTTGTAAATTCATCTCTCAAGGAGTTGGATATCAACTATCGAGTGTACGGTATTGAAAATCTAAAGATAGAAGGTCGCTACCTTTTTGCATCTAACCATCCTCTTGGCGGACTTGATGGACTAATAATGATGAGCGAAATGGGGCGCCACTACGACAATATTAAGTTCGTAGTCAACGATCTACTTCTAAACATTAAGCAGCTAGAGCCGCTATTTATTCCGGTAAATAAGCATGGGCGCCAATCTGCCGAATATGCAGAAAAAATCGAATCAGCATATGCTTCCGACACCCAAATCCTCTACTTCCCTGCGGGGCTTTGCTCGCGCAAAGTTAAGGGAGAAATAATCGATTTGGAGTGGCATAAAAGCTTTATCCAAAAAGCGATTAAGCACAAAAGGGATGTTGTTCCAGTATACTTTTCAGGTCGCAACTCCGATTTTTTCTACAATCTATCCAATTTCAGAAAAAAATTGGGGATCAAGGTGAACTTTGAGTTCATTTACTTGGTTGACGAAATGTTCCGCCAGAAGAATAAGAAAATTGATATTGTGATTGGAGATCCAATCGCTTATCAAACATTCGACAATAGCAGAAGCCTAGTTCAATGGGCGGAATACGTTCGCGAGAAATCGTACGCACTTGCTGAACAACTAGAATTTTAACAAGAGACCAATTAGATTGCCATGGAACCAATTATTCAACCGATTGATAAGAGGCTTATCAAAAAAGAGTTGACTAAAGATAAATTCCTCCGTAATACCAACAACGGCGGAAACAAGCTTTACATTGTAGACCATCACGACTCCCCCAATATTATGCAGGAGATAGGACGCTTGCGAGAGCTAGCCTTCCGTGCTGCGGGAGGAGGAACTGGTAAAAGCACCGATATTGATGAGTTTGATATTGACCCAACCCACCCATATAAACAGCTGATTGTATGGGATCCGAGCGAAGAAGAAATTTTGGGAGGATATCGTTACATTGTATGCGACGATATTGAGGCAAAAAATATGGCAACCTCGGAACTTTTCAACTTC
This window contains:
- the mraY gene encoding phospho-N-acetylmuramoyl-pentapeptide-transferase, which gives rise to MLYYLFNYLDRLDFPGAGMFHYISFRASLAIILSLTIGLIFGKKIIRMLQRQQIGEEIRDLGLEGQMQKKGTPTMGGVIILTSIIIPVLLLGDLKNVYVQLMLITTVWLGGIGLLDDYIKVFKKNKEGLSGRFKILGQVGIGLIVGITLWANNDVVIREKVNRDASNAEVTIIGNAGNANERVVYLTPEHKATKTTIPFVKNNEFDYAKLVPFKTENKQVWGWVVFVIATILIVTAVSNGSNLTDGLDGLATSVSVVIGTTLGILAYLSGNVIYADYLHIMYIPNTGEMVIFMAAFIGALIGFLWYNTFPAQVFMGDTGSLAIGGIIAVFAIIIRKELLIPILCGIFFVESLSVMLQVGYFKYTKKKYGEGRRIFLMSPLHHHFQKKGYPEPKIVMRFTIVAILLAVVTIVTLKMR
- a CDS encoding division/cell wall cluster transcriptional repressor MraZ, with protein sequence MNSFVGDYICKLDDKGRVLFPAAFKKQSEGVLERFILKKDIFEGCLVLYTTAEWERQLEIIKRKINPYVQAQNRFLREFYKSTTDVELDSSGRILIPKRFIEMGGLVKEVVFIGIGDKIEIWDKEKYYSSEMSQEQFAADAEKFLGGEIE
- a CDS encoding FtsW/RodA/SpoVE family cell cycle protein, yielding MNSLLRHFKGDPVIWAMLAVLSVVSILVVYSATGTLAYSKFHGETYRFLLKQTGFVFSGMLIAYIVHLFDIRIYQKLSIVAVVVSVLLLLLTMAMGTNLNDASRWLSIGGVTFQTSDIAKVALIMYVSNMLATHQNDIKDWRVYAKIAAVIGLVCVIILPNNFSTAAMLGFVCMMLLFIGRVSVKHLALTGVGAVVLVAVFVLVAQLTGFQKHRIATWEKRYHTFMGDKDGAKPTKDDTFQADQSKIAVATGGVFGKGPGNSTQRNYLPHPYSDFIYAIIIEEYGLVGGFIIMLIYLALLYRAGIIVKRSEKTYPAFLTMGLILLMVVQAMINMGVAVGFFPVTGQTLPFVSMGGSSIWVTGMVFGLIQSANCKIGGDTTSKKEPKAADEKQEKELKEELAHES
- a CDS encoding penicillin-binding protein, giving the protein MSIKKDIMWRVGVVYLFLFIIGVLILVQAVRLQFFQGSKWREQANEVTYKRINIESSRGDILAVDGRILATSIPYYEVRMDLRAKGLTDEIFYEKIDSLANGLSNLFKDKSAKAYRKELVNAREDGKRYFAVAPRRVNYIEMKQIKSLPLFNKGKNKSGLILVQVGRRLKPNAFLASRTIGAINEDGYGVGIEYAFNRDLKGVEGIAMAQRVAGNVWIPVNGEVDVEPKDGLDVVSTIDINLQDVAQSALNRILIENEADHGTAILMEVSTGEVRAIANLKRNVDGSYSENYNYAVGESVEPGSTFKIPALICMLEDGLISLDEDVDTENGEIYIYNKRIKDSKHGGHGVITAQRVFELSSNVGVAKLITKSYKGRECAFIDRLYSMHLDEKVGFDIKGEVKPYIKYPTDRHWSGLSLPMMSIGYEVKMTPLQMLTFYNAIANGGQMVRPKLVKELRYHGNVVKTFPAEVIIPSIASKSTIEKVKKVLEGVVDSGTATNLRNPNYKIAGKTGTAQIAQGTKGYGAEGSRVYQASFAGYFPASNPKYSCIVVINAPSKNVYYAAQVAGPVFKEIADKVYSTSLTWHKPLEPNGKLVDLPRSKSGDLRSLTNVLDDLKIPYRLKQDFKNGFVGIDTTTDNELPLSKRSIVKNIVPNVTKMGAKDAVFVLENSGLKVVFKGRGLVKKQSIAPGERITKGETIYLEMSM
- the rsmH gene encoding 16S rRNA (cytosine(1402)-N(4))-methyltransferase RsmH; its protein translation is MSEYHVPVMLKESVEGLNINPDGIYVDVTFGGGGHSRYILEHLKGGKLIAFDQDLEAQNNIPTHPNLIFVHGNFRFLRNFVRHAGYEQVDGILADLGVSSHHFDDEQRGFSFRFEGPLDMRMNTLSKFDAAHVVNTYDPVKLMELLRIYGEVDNPKVLVRAITKKRDEKPIETVQELVEALQPHIPANAQHKFLAKVFQALRIEVNREMEALKQMLEQSLKVLKPGGRLSVITYHSLEDRMVKNFMKSGNFEGKLEKDFYGNVITPFNIVNKKAISPTEKELEINNRSRSAKLRIAEKK
- a CDS encoding FtsL-like putative cell division protein → MEEVLENIDKKTEAPEFTDIKQPKVAAGKRVNHVKDVLSGNVLVRDYLVRHIPYIILLVVLAIFYIANRYKNEKIAIEEQALKEDLKNLRSESITTAAELMRISRQSEVVKLVKDKGINLEESTVPPKIIENK
- the murG gene encoding undecaprenyldiphospho-muramoylpentapeptide beta-N-acetylglucosaminyltransferase, producing the protein MSRRIIISGGGTGGHIYPAISIANALRLIDPNIEILFVGAQGRMEMEKVPAAGYKIVGLPIAGIQRSLSLKNLSLPFKLIKSLQEAGRVIDEFKPDVVVGVGGYASGPVLYMANRRGIPTLIQEQNSYAGVTNKILAKKAKRICTAYDGMERFFPAKSIIKTGNPVRQDLVDLEAKRSEAYAFFNLDPNKKTVLVLGGSLGARTINRTLVAHLEQLKGADFQILWQTGKFYIADTKKAVEESGATNIRVMDFIYKMDFAFSVADVVISRAGAGTISELCLVAKPCVLVPSPNVSEDHQTKNAMALVNVNAAEFVADIECNDKLVSMVVGLVKDAPKCSTLSKNIAALGISNSAELIATEVLKLVK
- the murD gene encoding UDP-N-acetylmuramoyl-L-alanine--D-glutamate ligase, yielding MEKWGRIVVLGGGESGVGAAVLAKTKGFDVFLSDLGELKDSYKETLSKFDIPFEEKKHTEELILNATEVIKSPGIPEKAPMVVKLKEKGIKIISEIEFAGRYTNAKMICITGSNGKTTTTSLIYHMLKKAELNVGLGGNIGKSFAYQVAFENYDYYVLELSSFQLDGMYDFKADIAVLLNITPDHLDRYDYKMQNYVDSKFRITQNLKENDCFIFCSDDEVTMENIEKIVFRAKLLPFSHEFEVEEGAYLDGETLNVKYGDHEFEMPVEELSLKGKHNVYNSMAAAITGTVLNLRNDVIRKSLSDFQGVEHRLEPVLKVRGITFINDSKATNINSTWYALESMKGKKNVIWVVGGVDKGNDYSTLANLVNEKVKAIVCLGVDNAKIHKAFEDMIPTIIDTKSAEEAVLESYKLGVDGDVVLLSPACASFDLFDNYEDRGRKFKNAVRNL
- a CDS encoding UDP-N-acetylmuramoyl-L-alanyl-D-glutamate--2,6-diaminopimelate ligase, which encodes MHNLDELLNGVDVEVLVGSKAVKVAAVGFDSRKVVRGQLFVAVSGTQVDGHKFIADSIEKGAVAVVCEHLPEEKPEGITFIVVKNSLVACGRIASNFYGRPSEKLKLVGITGTNGKTTTVTLLYRMFRELGYKVGLLSTVVNYIDDRTVDATHTTPDAVQLNALLAEMVEAGCEYCFMEVSSHSIDQHRIEGLHFEGAMFSNITHDHLDYHKTFDAYIKAKKAFFDSLPKTSFALTNVDDRNGMVMLQNCSGIVKTYGLKNPCDFKTKIIESHFDGMLININGADIWTRFLGDFNAYNLTAVYGAAILLGADKDEVMRIISMLGPVNGRFEYVKSKNGITAIVDYAHTPDALVNVINTINRMRKEDQRLLVVVGAGGNRDKTKRPVMASVAVANADLVVLTSDNPRNEDPNDILNDMRAGIKAEDMGKVLTITDRKEGIKTACMLARPNDIILVAGKGHEDYQEVQGVKHHFDDKEVLREIFETLQ